A window of the Oryza brachyantha chromosome 5, ObraRS2, whole genome shotgun sequence genome harbors these coding sequences:
- the LOC102716969 gene encoding probable magnesium transporter NIPA6, whose translation MSRAPPDAAGDLFAANLKGSLLAVASSAFIGASFIVKKKGLRRAGAAGSRAGVGGYGYLLEPLWWVGMITMFIGEIANFVAYMFAPAVLVTPLGALSIIVSAVLAHFILNEKLQRMGVLGCVLCMVGSTVIILHAPEEETPSSVEQIWHLATQPAFLCYVAFALVVSLILMTHCAPRYGQTNIVVYIGICSVIGSLTVMSIKAVGIAIKLTIEGMNQAGYFQTWLFASVSAICIIIQLIYLNKALDTFNTAVVSPIYYAMFTSLTILASAIMFKDWSGQSISSIASEICGFLTVLSGTVVLHSTRESDQTISPDLYTPLPPIYWHIQGNGETVKQKEDDLLSADFITIMRQDYFV comes from the exons ATGAGTCGCGCCcctccggacgccgccggcgacctctTCGCCGCCAACCTCAAGGGCtcgctcctcgccgtcgcctcctccgccttcATCGGCGCCAGCTTCATTGTAAAGAAGAAGGGGCTTCGCCGCGCTGGCGCCGCCGGCTCTCGCGCAG GTGTTGGAGGCTATGGATACCTCTTGGAGCCTCTCTGGTGGGTTGGGATGATTACAA TGTTTATTGGTGAAATTGCAAATTTCGTGGCCTACATGTTCGCCCCGGCTGTTCTGGTCACTCCGCTCGGCGCTCTCAGCATAATTGTCAG TGCTGTTCTAGCCCATTTCATCCTGAATGAGAAGCTGCAACGGATGGGTGTGTTGGGCTGCGTGCTCTGTATGGTTGGGTCAACAGTGATCATCCTTCATGCTCCTGAAGAAGAGACACCGAGCTCAGTGGAGCAGATTTGGCACTTGGCAACGCAACCTG CCTTTCTTTGTTATGTGGCCTTTGCACTGGTGGTTTCATTGATCTTGATGACGCATTGTGCTCCCCGCTATGGGCAGACCAACATAGTGGTGTATATAGGAATTTGCTCCGTGATTGGATCTTTGACG GTAATGAGCATAAAAGCTGTTGGCATTGCAATCAAGCTTACAATTGAGGGCATGAACCAGGCTGGCTATTTCCAAACTTGGCTATTTGCATCTGTTTCAGCGATATGCATAATTATTCAGTTAATTTACCTAAACAAG GCATTGGACACTTTCAATACCGCAGTTGTGTCACCCATCTATTACGCGATGTTCACGTCCCTCACAATTTTAGCAAGTGCCATAATGTTCAAG GATTGGTCTGGACAGAGCATAAGCAGTATTGCTTCTGAGATCTGTGGATTTCTTACTGTGCTTTCTGGTACTGTCGTATTGCATTCTACAAGAGAATCTGATCAGACTATTTCTCCAG ACCTTTATACTCCTCTTCCCCCAATATACTGGCATATCCAAGGCAACGGCGAGACAGTGAAACAAAAAGAGGATGATTTACTCTCTGCTGACTTCATCACCATAATGCGACAAGATTACTTTGTGTAA
- the LOC102717249 gene encoding cypmaclein-like yields MACKAGRSLLCISLVAVLLLVETATPHGQAYAIDCSARCGYRCSKSGRAKMCLRACGTCCQRCGCVPPGTSGNENVCPCYANMTTHNGRHKCP; encoded by the exons ATGGCTTGTAAGGCCGGCAGGTCGCTCTTGTGCAtctcgctcgtcgccgtcctgcTCCTCGTCGAG ACCGCTACTCCCCATGGACAAGCCTACGCCATCG ATTGCTCGGCGCGGTGCGGGTACCGGTGCAGCAAGTCGGGGCGGGCCAAGATGTGCCTGCGGGCGTGCGGCACCTGCTGCCAGCGCTGCGGCTGCGTGCCGCCGGGCACCTCCGGCAACGAGAACGTCTGCCCCTGCTACGCCAACATGACCACCCACAACGGCCGCCACAAGTGCCCCTGA
- the LOC102717525 gene encoding uncharacterized protein At5g49945-like, with translation MATAASLIRPPRAALLLLLLALSFSLSLAAHFEGFDSDDLHSAHADDAASADGDDDEGLEVELPPPPPISLSTSSPSPPVTTTTSSSASNPNPDPNPTRATPNPTPALDLWDEDEFEGIPVPEATSSDESSAPAEAAPSDPVADAAAEAAPAPPRRPAELLRAYSVEIACVSFLICFLLNYFTGKRQNEAIALAWATRFATRDSIFDKNFSLLGTGDGKDTPLLMKEGQDVFKFYASGRRFCQGMLATMEMRARHDLLSKLVELVFPRKDTITFEVVMNEETMDHVVLAVARKKAAKTMQKEERDLQRFAGVLTSAPAGRRWVADELAVVAESKEVAGDMITEAVLDQVLGDKAFEKFGKWFISLHFSDQLAGSYKKVLSFKFVLPDASNMAEMTRLVALVPYYIDLIGRYKLSSHARSKTEGARSKAAQEAFREQQGLRQEALQRKKAEKKKLMEEAEAKLSAEALRKKEEKDRARQMKKSMPKVKMLRS, from the exons atggcgacggcggcgagcttgatccggccgccacgcgccgccctgctcctcctcctgctcgcgctgtccttctccctctcccttgCCGCCCACTTCGAGGGCTTTGACTCCGACGACCTCCACTCCGCCCacgccgacgacgcggcctcggcagacggcgacgacgacgaggggcTCGAGGTGGagctcccgccgcctccgcccatctccctctccacttcatctccttcccctccggtgaccaccaccacctcctcctccgcgtccaACCCTAACCCCGATCCCAACCCGACGAGGGCGACTCCGAACCCCACTCCCGCGCTCGATCTCTGGGACGAGGACGAGTTCGAGGGCATCCCCGTGCCGGAAGCGACCTCCTCCGACGAAtcctccgcgccggccgaAGCTGCCCCCTCAGATCCCGTGGCTGATgccgcggccgaggcggcgccggctccgCCGAGGCGGCCCGCGGAGCTGCTCCGCGCGTACTCCGTCGAGATCGCCTGCGTCAGCTTCCTGATCTGCTTCCTGCTCAACTACTTCACCGGGAAGCGGCAGAACGAGGCGATCGCGCTTGCCTGGGCCACAAGGTTTGCCACCAGGGACTCCATCTTCGACAAGAACTTCAGCCTCCTGGGCACCGGCGACGGGAAGGACACGCCGCTACTGATGAAGGAAGGGCAGGACGTGTTCAAGTTCTACGCCAGTGGGAGGCGGTTCTGCCAGGGGATGCTCGCCACCATGGAGATGCGCGCTCGGCACGACCTGCTGTCCAAGCTGGTGGAACTGGTCTTCCCCAGGAAGGACACCATCACGTTCGAGGTGGTGATGAACGAGGAAACCATGGACCACGTGGTGTTGGCTGTGGCGAGGAAGAAGGCAGCCAAGACGATGcagaaggaggagagggatcTGCAAAGATTTGCTGGGGTTCTTACCTCAGCACCTGCTGGGAGAAGGTGGGTTGCTGACGAGCTTGCGGTAGTGGCCGAGTCAAAGGAGGTTGCTGGGGATATGATTACTGAAGCCGTGCTAGACCAG GTCCTTGGTGACAAAGCGTTTGAGAAATTTGGGAAGTGGTTCATCTCACTTCACTTTTCAGATCAATTGGCAGGCTCTTACAAGAAAGTCCTTTCGTTCAAGTTCGTACTGCCAGATGCAAGCAACATGGCCGAGATGACAAGATTAGTTGCCCTCGTGCCATATTACATTGATTTGATTGGACGTTACAAGCTCAGCAGCCAT GCTCGTTCCAAAACTGAAGGTGCACGATCAAAAGCTGCTCAGGAGGCTTTCAGGGAACAACAGGGCCTAAGGCAGGAAGCCCTTCAAAGGAAAAAGgcagagaagaaaaaacttaTGGAAGAGGCAGAGGCCAAATTGAGCGCTGAGGCACTCCGcaagaaagaggaaaaagacAGGGCTCGTCAGATGAAGAAGTCAATGCCCAAAGTTAAAATGCTCCGTTCCTAG
- the LOC102717990 gene encoding transmembrane protein 18-like: protein MEEVQAAVTAHLDQVSGLVQALSSELRRGFGPAADSLLAFVHAVDWTEPWLMCLMAFHAILLLTAVGLRRNANFQLFLLFLAYSGVYLAEKINIYMADHWKSIARRNYFDRAGVFISVVWSGPLIVISMVIVVSSLITLCRLMVKWKRAELRHRAHLAQDKQD, encoded by the exons ATGGAGGAGGTCCAGGCCGCCGTGACGGCGCACCTGGACCAGGTGTCAGGCCTCGTCCAGGCGCTCTCCTCCGAGCTCCGCCGCGGGTTCGGGCCCGCCGCCGACAGCCTGCTCGCCTTCGTCCACGCCGTCGACTGGACG GAGCCATGGCTGATGTGCTTGATGGCATTCCACGCGATTCTGCTGCTCACGGCCGTCGGGTTGAGGAGGAACGCCAATTTCCAGCTCTTCTTGCTGTTTCTTGCTT ATTCAGGAGTTTATCTTGCTGAAAAGATAAATATCTATATGGCAGATCACTGGAAGAGCATTGCCAGACGGAATTACTTTGACCGTGCTGGAGTTTTCATTTCTGTTGTCTGGTCGGGTCCCCTTATCGTCATATCTATGGTCATTGTG GTTAGCTCCCTTATTACATTATGTCGGTTGATGGTGAAATGGAAGAGAGCAGAGCTAAGGCATCGGGCTCATCTTGCTCAGGACAAACAGGATTGA